A stretch of the Glycine soja cultivar W05 chromosome 13, ASM419377v2, whole genome shotgun sequence genome encodes the following:
- the LOC114380934 gene encoding fructose-bisphosphate aldolase 6, cytosolic-like gives MSSFKSKYQDELIANATYIGTPGKGILAADESTGTIGKRLASINVENVETNRRILRELLFTAPGCLECLSGVILFEETLYQKSAAGVPFVDILKKGGVLPGIKVDKGTVELAGTNGETTTQGLDDLAQRCKKYYEAGARFAKWRAVLKIGPNEPSPLSIHENANGLARYAAICQENGLVPIVEPEILSDGPHDIAKCADVTERVLAACYKALNDHHVLLEGTLLKPNMVTPGSEAARVTAEVIAEHTVRALQRTVPPAVPAIVFLSGGQSEEEATVNLNAMNQLKGKKPWSLTFSYGRALQQSTLKAWGGKDENIPKAQSALLVRCKANSEATLGTYKGDATLGEGASESLHVKDYKY, from the exons ATGTCTTCCTTCAAGAGCAAATACCAAG ATGAGTTGATTGCCAATGCTACTTATATTGGCACCCCAGGAAAGGGTATCCTTGCAGCTGATGAGTCAACCGGCACAATTGGGAAACGTTTGGCGAGCATCAACGTGGAGAATGTTGAAACAAACAGGCGCATTCTTCGTGAGCTCCTATTCACTGCTCCCGGTTGTCTTGAGTGCCTCAGTGGTGTCATCTTGTTTGAGGAAACCCTCTACCAAAAATCAGCTGCAG GAGTACCCTTCGTGGACatactgaagaaaggaggagttCTCCCGGGCATCAAGGTAGACAAGGGCACCGTTGAGCTCGCCGGAACAAACGGCGAAACCACCACCCAAGGCCTCGACGACCTCGCCCAGCGCTGCAAGAAGTACTACGAAGCCGGCGCAAGGTTCGCCAAATGGCGCGCAGTGTTAAAGATAGGTCCAAACGAGCCCTCTCCGCTCTCCATCCACGAGAACGCCAACGGGCTTGCTCGCTACGCGGCCATCTGCCAAGAAAACGGCCTTGTACCCATCGTGGAGCCCGAGATCCTCTCCGATGGGCCCCACGACATTGCGAAATGCGCCGACGTAACGGAGCGTGTGCTGGCCGCGTGCTACAAGGCCCTAAACGACCACCACGTGCTCCTCGAAGGCACGCTGTTAAAGCCCAACATGGTAACCCCTGGGTCCGAGGCGGCACGTGTGACGGCTGAGGTCATAGCGGAGCATACGGTGAGGGCGCTGCAGAGGACCGTGCCTCCCGCAGTTCCGGCGATCGTGTTTCTCTCCGGGGGACAGAGTGAGGAAGAGGCGACGGTGAATTTGAACGCGATGAATCAACTGAAGGGGAAGAAGCCGTGGTCGTTGACTTTCTCTTATGGGAGGGCGCTGCAGCAGAGCACGCTGAAGGCGTGGGGTGGAAAGGACGAGAATATCCCCAAGGCGCAGAGCGCGTTGCTTGTGAGGTGCAAGGCGAATTCGGAGGCTACTCTCGGAACTTATAAGGGGGATGCCACGCTTGGGGAAGGGGCTTCTGAGTCACTTCATGTTAAGGATTATAAGTACTGA
- the LOC114381286 gene encoding trihelix transcription factor PTL-like — protein MEMEDHHLHQHQHQHHFSMNDLRQVVNNGPRPAHTTFSSMPPHPTAELFPGNHHHHHHHHHHRNLTPLPTHHPQQHQHFEVMMFGCDIMPPGLHDFANSIPHDSATAAVTTITLPSPPVTSGFDVAEGAACIGGDPSTGRWPRQETLTLLEIRSRLDPKFKEANHKGPLWDEVSRIMCEEHGYKRSGKKCREKFENLYKYYKKTKEGKAGRHDGKHYRFFRQLEALYGENSNTVSLPETNVAVGSIHFQGSPSQTNQDNNKFRSHNNNNTKHCDSLSLTNSSNFGTSTSEDDDGDGGSDHGMENESMEKRRKRKSGRSWKVKIKDFIDSQMRKLVEKQKEWLDKLVKTLEEKEKERMLREEEWRKQEANRLEREHKFWAKERAWIEARDAALMEALHKLTGTEIMKPETDPEGTINAMPAEEVQNHRENNQNNEDESEILNNSNIVISGADSWQESEITRLQQLRAEMEIRFQYSEMSEEVSWDVVATKMACFGYERSALMCKEKWESINKEENNNKKRKENSRSCFYFKNNEDQQHSSLYDQGNAYCEDDVNDQGKEIQRLQTNNGSSLPSKSNVGNVAPSDSCFPFLMSAEGGNLWENYGLKLNKENQNH, from the exons ATGGAAATGGAAGATCaccatcttcatcagcatcagcaTCAACATCACTTTAGCATGAACGATCTAAGGCAAGTGGTGAATAATGGGCCGAGGCCGGCCCATACCACCTTCTCCTCCATGCCGCCGCATCCAACGGCGGAGCTTTTCCCCggcaaccaccaccaccatcaccaccaccaccaccaccggaATCTCACTCCTTTACCCACTCATCATCCCCAACAACATCAGCACTTCGAGGTTATGATGTTTGGTTGCGACATAATGCCACCTGGCCTTCACGACTTTGCTAATTCCATACCCCATGATTCTGCTACTGCTGCTGTCACCACCATCACCCTACCCTCTCCACCTGTTACTAGCGGCTTTGATGTTGCTGAGGGTGCAGCTTGCATCGGTGGAGACCCCTCCACCGGAAGATGGCCAAGGCAAGAGACTCTCACTCTCCTTGAGATCAGATCTCGCTTGGACCCTAAATTCAAAGAGGCTAATCACAAAGGACCCTTGTGGGATGAAGTCTCTAG GATCATGTGTGAAGAACATGGATATAAAAGGAGTGGGAAAAAGTGCAGAGAGAAGTTTGAgaatttatacaaatattacAAGAAGACAAAAGAGGGTAAGGCAGGAAGGCATGATGGGAAGCATTACAGATTCTTTCGTCAACTTGAAGCCTTGTATGGAGAAAACAGTAACACAGTTTCACTCCCAGAAACTAATGTTGCTGTTGGCAGCATTCATTTTCAAGGGAGCCCCTCCCAAACAAATCAAGATAATAATAAGTTTCGGtctcacaacaacaacaacaccaagCATTGTGATAGCCTCAGCCTCACTAATTCCTCTAACTTTGGCACATCAACATCtgaagatgatgatggtgatggtgGCAGTGATCACGGCATGGAGAATGAGTCCATGGAGAAGAGGAGAAAGAGGAAGAGTGGGAGGAGTTGGAAGGTGAAGATAAAAGACTTCATTGACTCACAGATGAGGAAGCTGGTGGAGAAGCAAAAGGAGTGGTTGGATAAGCTTGTGAAGACActtgaagagaaagagaaggagagAATGCTAAGAGAGGAAGAGTGGAGGAAACAAGAGGCAAACAGGTTAGAGAGGGAGCATAAGTTTTGGGCAAAAGAGAGAGCATGGATTGAAGCTAGAGATGCTGCTTTGATGGAGGCTTTGCATAAGCTAACTGGAACAGAAATCATGAAGCCTGAAACAGATCCTGAGGGTACTATAAATGCAATGCCGGCAGAAGAAGTTCAAAACCACAGAGAAAACAACCAGAATAATGAAGATGAGAGTGAaatcttgaacaacagtaatatTGTTATTAGTGGTGCTGATAGCTGGCAAGAATCCGAGATCACAAGGCTTCAACAGCTGAGAGCTGAGATGGAGATAAGGTTTCAATATAGTGAGATGTCAGAAGAGGTTTCATGGGATGTGGTAGCAACCAAAATGGCTTGTTTTGGCTACGAAAGGAGTGCTTTGATGTGCAAAGAGAAATGGGAAAGTATCAACAAGGAAGAGAATAACAACAAGAAGCGCAAGGAAAATTCTAGAAGCTGCTTTTACTTCAAGAACAATGAGGATCAACAACATTCTTCTCTATACGATCAAGGAAATGCCTATTGTGAAGATGATGTCAATGATCAAGGGAAAGAGATTCAGAGGCTTCAAACAAATAATGGTTCTTCTTTACCTTCAAAATCCAATGTTGGAAATGTTGCTCCTTCTGATAGTTGCTTTCCCTTCTTGATGAGTGCTGAGGGTGGAAACTTGTGGGAGAACTATGGCTTAAAGcttaataaagaaaatcaaaaccaCTGA